Genomic DNA from Pseudomonas helmanticensis:
TCCTTCTGCGCGTAATCGTCGACCAGTTTGTATTTGGCGATCCCGTACTCGTTGAGTCCGCCAGCCTTCTCCCGCGCTTCGAAAATCACCACCTCATGCCCATGCATGGCACTGCGATGCGCACAGGACAAACCGGCCGGCCCGGCACCGACCACGGCGATGCGTTTACCGCTGGCGGCGGCGCGCTGGAACGGGTGCTCGGTGAAGTGCGCGTTGTCGACGGCATAGCGTTGCAGCAGGCCGATCAGCACCGGCGCGCATTCGTGGGCGTTGTTGCGCACGCAGGCTTGCTGGCAGAGGATTTCGGTGGGGCAGACCCGCGCGCAACTGCCGCCGAGGATGTTTGCCGAAAGGATCTTCTGAGCGGCACCGGGCACGTTGTCCTGATGGATATTGCGGATGAACGAAGGGATGTCGATTTCGCTCGGGCACGCATTCACGCACGGCGCGTCGTAGCAATACAGGCAGCGCGAGGCTTCCAAGTGCGCCTGTCGGTCGTTGAGCGGCGGCGCCAGATCGGTGAAATGGCCGGCGAGGGCGGCCGCGCTTTCGTGCGGGTGGGGGAGATGGTTCAGGGTCTCGATCACGGTTTTTTGCCTCACGGTAACTGCCTCTATCGGGCATTGGCCAAATCCCCGTGTAGGAGCTGCCGAAGGCTGCGATCTGTTGATCTTGATCTTAAAAAACAAGATCAACAGATCGCAGCCTTCGGCAGCTCCTACAGGGGAATACATTTCAAATGTGGGAGCGGGCTTGCTCGCGAAGGCCGAAGGCCTCGATGTCAGCGTTTCACAGCAACAGGTTTATGCAACTCAGCCCGCTTGCTCAGCAAATCAAACACCGCCGGATACGCCGGCCGTTCGATGTAGCGCCCGGCACCACGCTCGGCGCGCAGATCGCCATCGGCCCAGACCACGCGGCCCTGGCTGACGGTATGGCTCGGTACGCCGCGCACGGTCTTGCCTTCGAAGATGTTGAAGTCCACCTGCTGATGGTGGGTCTTGGCGGAAATGGTGCGGCTGCCTTGCGGATCCCACAGCACCAGATCGGCATCGGCGCCGACGCGGATCGCACCTTTACGCGGATAGAGATTGAAGATCTTCGCGGTGTTGGTGGACGTGAGGGCGACAAAATCCTGCATCGACAAGCGACCGGAGTTGACCCCTTCATCCCACAGCACCGCCATGCGGTCTTCGATGCCGGCGGTGCCATTGGGAATCTTGCTGAAATCATCACGCCCGGCGGCTTTCTGCTCAGCGCAGAAACAGCAATGGTCAGTGGCGGTGGTGTGCAGATTGCCGTTTTGCAATCCGTGCCACAGCGCCTCCTGATGACCGCGCGGACGAAACGGCGGGCTCATCACGTAACCGGCAGCGGTCTGCCAATCCGGGTGTTGGTAAACGCTGTCGTCGAGCAGCAAATGCCCGGCCAGCACTTCGCCGTAAACCGGCTGGCCCTTGCTCCGTGCATAGGTGATTTCGTCGAGGGCTTCCTTGGTCGAGACGTGCACCAGGTACAACGGCGTACCAATGGTTTCGGCGATACGAATCGCCCGGCTCGCCGCTTCCCCTTCAACCTGCGAAGGCCGCGACAGCGGATGCGCTTCCGGCCCGGTGATGCCCTGGGCCATCAACTTGCGTTGCAGGTGATAGACCAGTTCGCCGTTTTCCGCATGCACGGTCGGCACCGCGCCGAGTTCCAGGCAACGCTCGAAACTCGCTACCAACGTGTCGTCGGCGGCCATGATCGCGTTCTTGTAGGCCATGAAATGCTTGAAGCTGTTGATCCCGTGATGGCTGACCAGCTCGGCCATTTCCTCACGCACCTGCTCGCTCCACCAGGTGATCGCAACGTGGAAGCCATAGTCCGACGCAGACTTTTCTGCCCAACCGCGCCATTGATGAAACGCTTCCATCAACGACTGCTGCGGATTGGGAATCACGAAGTCGATGATCGACGTGGTGCCTCCGGCCAGACCAGCCGCCGTGCCGCTGTAGAAATCTTCACTGGCGACGGTGCCCATGAACGGCAGTTGCATGTGCGTGTGCGGATCGATGCCGCCGGGCATCAGGTATTGGCCGCTGCCGTCGAGCACTTCGGCGCCGGCGGGAATATCCAGGTTTTCACCGATGGCTTTGATCACGCCGTCGGCGCAATAGACGTCGGCGCGATAACTTTCATCATGGGTAACAACGGTGGCGCCACGGATCAACAGAGACATTCCGAGTTCCTCGCAGGCATGACCGACTTGTGCCGGTTCTAGATGTTTTATTGATGTACAGCGTTGCAGGGTGTATTCCTGTCAGTGCTGTCAGGAATAGAAGCTAGTCGCAGATTTACAATAGATCAAGATTATTTTTTATAAGCTTATTACTGTTTTAAGTGTATGAAAAATAACGATAAAAAACGAAAATCACCAAAATGGTGAGGCTGTTCACCATTTTGACGCACTTGACAGGATGGAAATATGAGCAAGATTTCCTATGTGAAATCAGCCGCTTGAAGTTGAGCTGCGGTCGCACGTTCACAATGAAAATAAATGCAGTGCACCAGTTTGAGTCCTGTCTGTTCGGACAACTTGCCAGGTGTTTAGCCTGAGCACCCAGACAAGTTTCCGCGAACTCATCCGGTGAATAATTAAAACTGATGAATATCAGAAAGTTGCAAAGCGTTTAACCCTCGGCCCGATGCGTAAGCGGGGCACCCGGCACGTTTATTGATGCCGCCGCTGACACCATGGCCGGTGCACGAAAGTTGTCAGTTCCTCCGGCCATCGTCCGGTTCGCGCCTCGTGTGCAAGCCGCCTGATGAGCAAAAAAATAATCAGAAGAACAGTGGAGCGGCCATGCAACAGAACAGATCGCAAGTGACCGAGCGCGACGGCTTGTTCGAACTCGAAGCCGGCAGCGACGTCCTCGACAGTCCCCGTTACAACCACGACATGGCACCGACCAAGGTGCGCGAACGAACCTGGAACAAATGGCACATCACCGCGCTGTGGGTCGGCATGTCGATCTGCGTGCCGACCTACACCCTCGGCGGTGTACTGACGGCGTACTTCGGTTTGAGCGTTGGCGAAGCGCTGCTGGCGATTCTCTTCGCCAACGTCATCGTGCTGATTCCGCTGACACTTAACGCCTTTCCCGGCACCAAATACGGTATTCCGTTTCCCGTTCTACTGCGCTCATCGTTCGGCATTCTCGGCTCCAACGTGCCGTGCCTGATCCGCGCGTTGGTAGCGTGTGGCTGGTTCGGCATCCAGACGATGTTTGGCGGATTGGCGATTCACCTGTTTCTCGGCTCGGTGTTCGACGGCTGGAAATCCCTCGGTGGCACGGGGGAGGTGATCGGTTTCATGATCTTTTGGGCGCTCAACCTGTGGGTGGTGATTCGCGGCGCCGAGTCGATCAAGTGGCTGGAAACCTTGTCGGCGCCGTTGCTGGTGGCGGTCGGCGTGGGGTTACTGGTGTGGGCGATGCCCAATGTGTCGATGACAGAGCTGATGGCAATTCCAGCCAAACGTCCGGAAGGCGCGAGCGTGTACGGCTACTTCGCCGCCGGGCTGACGGCGATGGTCGGTTTCTGGGCCACCTTGTCGTTGAATATTCCCGACTTCAGCCGCTACGCCAAGAGCCAGAAGGATCAGATCCTCGGGCAGATTATCGGCCTGCCGCTGACCATGTTCCTGTTCGCCGCGCTGGGCGTAGTGATGACCGCCGCCTCGGTGAAACTGGTGGGTGTTACGGTGTCTGACCCGGTCACGCTGATCGGCCACATCCAGAGCCCGGTGTGGGTCGCGGTGGCCATGGCGCTGATCATCATCGCCACGCTGTCGACCAATACCGCTGCCAACATCGTGTCGCCGACCAACGATTTCCAGAACATCGCGCCGAAGGTCATCAACCGCACCAAAGCGGTGTTGCTGACCGGGTTGGTCGGGCTGATATTGATGGCCCATGAACTGCTGAAAAAACTCGGCTGGATCGTTTCCGACGTGAGTCTGGAAAGCGTCTATTCCAACTGGTTGCTCGGTTATTCGAGCCTGCTCGGGCCGATTGCCGGGATCATGGTGGTGGATTATTTCCTGATCAAGAAACAGCAACTTGACCTGGCCGGGCTGTACCGCGACGACGTGTATCCAGCGTGGAACTGGGCCGGGTTTCTCGCGTTTGGCGTGCCAGTGGTGCTGACGTTGTTGTCGTTGGGCAGCGATGCGTTCAGCTGGTTTTACAGCTACGGCTGGTTCACTGGTTCGGCGTTGGGCGGGATTATTTATTACGGGTTGTGCGTGATGCGCGCACAGCCTTCTGCCGTGAAAACAGCGGTGTAAGTCATGATCGTTCCCACGCCCTGCGTGGGAATGCAGCCCGGGACGCTCTGCGTCCCAACAGCGGACGCAGAGCGTCCATGGATGAGTTTCCACGCAGAGCGTGGGAACTATCGGTATCAACACTGAGGAGATCCCCATGAACGCAGCCGTAGACGTTCTGCAATCAACCCATCAGCACATCAACCGCGATCGCCTGTGGGCCTCGCTCATGGAACTGGCCAAGCTCGGCGCCACGGTCAAGGGCGGCGTCTGTCGCCTGGCCCTGACCGACCTCGACCGCCAGGCCCGCGACCTGTTCGTGCAATGGTGCAAGGACGCCGGATGCAGCGTCACGGTCGATGAAGTCGGCAACATTTTCGCCCGTCGCCCGGGACGCAATCCCGACCTGCCGCCAGTGATGACCGGCAGCCACATCGACACGCAACCCACCGGCGGCAAGTTCGACGGCTGCTTCGGCGTACTCGCCGGTGTCGAAGTGCTGCGCACCCTCAACGACCTCAAAGTGGAAACCGAAGCACCGCTGGAAGTGGTGGTCTGGACGAATGAAGAAGGCTCACGCTTCGCCCCGTGCATGATGGGCTCGGGCGTGTTCGCCGAGAAATTCACCCTCGCAGAAACCCTGGCCAAGGTCGATGCCGAGGGCATCACCGTTGGCGAAGCGTTGAATGCCATCGGCTACGCCGGGCCGCGCAAGGTCAGCGGGCACAAGGTCGGTGCCTACTTCGAAGCGCACATCGAGCAAGGCCCGATCCTTGAAGACGAACAGAAAACCATCGGCGTGGTGCTCGGCGCGCTGGGGCAGAAGTGGTTCGACCTCAAGCTGCGCGGCGTCGAGGCCCATGCCGGCCCCACCCCGATGCACCTGCGCAAGGACGCACTGGTTGGCGCCTCGGTGATCGTCGGTGCAGTCAATCGCGCCGCCCTCGGCCATCAACCACACGCCTGCGGCACGGTCGGCTGTCTGCAAGCCTATCCCGGCTCGCGCAACGTCATCCCCGGCGAAGTGCGCATGACCCTCGATTTTCGTCATCTGGAACCGGCGCGGCTCAACTCGATGATTGCTGAGGTGAAGCAAGTCATCGAAGCCACCTGTGAGGAACACGGCCTGACCTACGAGCTAACGCCGACCGCCGACTTCCCGCCGCTGTACTTTGAAAAAGGCTGTGTGGAAGCGGTGCGCGGCGCGGCGAAAGGGTTGGGGTTGTCGCACATGGACATCGTCAGTGGCGCGGGGCATGACGCGATTTTCCTCGCCGAACTGGGCCCGGCCGGGATGATCTTCGTGCCGTGCGAAGGCGGCATCAGCCACAACGAAATCGAAAACGCCGCGCCGGATGATCTGGCAGCGGGGTGTGCGGTGTTGTTGCGGGCGATGCTGGCGGCTTCGGCGATGGTGGCGAAGGGTCAGGTAGCCGCTTAGGTTTAATGGTGACGGCAGCCTGTAGCAACTCCAGAAAGAGTGCGTCGTCAAATGGATTGACTACAGGCTGCCTCAATAAGCTCAGGATCAATTGTCCTCATCACGGAAGTAGGCACTCTTCAAGCCGTAATATGCACTCATAAGATGTGTGAGCAATTGGCGATATTGTTCGTTTAAATACTCGCGCGCATACGCTTCGAAGCGTTCATTGAGGTCGTGAATAAGATGTTTCGGGTTGGACGCTTTCAGTTTTCCTCTCGGCCCAAGTTCTTTATCACGTTTGCTTCTGAAAACACTGTCGTGAAAATTTCCGTCGTTGTCTCTTGCAAGCATGGTGTAGTCCCGGGAGTAGTCGGGAGACTCCATTTCGGCATTGATGTCATCATGCTCGAGTTCATTTATGTATTCATCAGGTGTCAGTAATCGATAACGATCAATGATTGCGTCGATGTCATCAAAAAGTGATTCGTTTCTTGAGAATTCGAGCAAGGAGTCCGGGGCTTCCAGGATGTGCTCATACAGCGCTGTGAAACTTTCTAGTTCGGAGAAGTATGCGCTGTCGACTTCTGATGCCAACGCTTCAGTGATAAATAAGGTTTCGTATGTTTCGTTAGTGAATACTGCTGAAAACGGATCATGAGAATAAAGTACTTCCAAGAGTTCCAAGAGGTATGAGGAAGATCTCTTTTTGTACATGTTCTTGAGCGTTGTAAAAAGCGCCTCGGTGTCTTGCAAAAGGACCGAAAGTTTGATTTCGCTGATAAGCGCTTCGGAGGTTTTTACGTGATTCTTGATTTTTTCTGCCAGTTCTCGATGCTCTTTGCTTCGCTGAAGATCGTGATCCCAGCGCAGGCGTTCAACTGATCTTTCTATGGATTTCTTGTCTTTTTCGTCCTTTGAAAGTTTCAGGAAGAATGCAGGGTCAGACAAGAGTTCATCTGTTAATCGTATCGCGCATTCCTGGTGGGTATCTTCAAACTCTACAAGTGCTTCATGAAGGCGATAGTGGCCGGCATTTCGCTTAAGGTTTTTTGTGTAGGAGAGTGACCCGTACGAGAGGTTTTGTGAACCAAGGATGGTCAAGTCATCGTGGCTCAGCATTTTTACGTGACAGGCCGAGTGAATATAGACCTCGGTGGTCGTCTTCATCCGGTCAATGATGAATATTATCCCGTCAATCAGCATGTCCGAGTCGATATCGGAAATGCCAATAATTATTTTGGCTCTGTCGGATTTTTTAATGAAATGTTGATTGAGGAAAATATAAGTTCTGAAGAGTCCGCCGGCTGAACAGTAAGTCGAAATGTAGCTGTTTCTCAGTTTTTTTTGTTGCATTGATTTTTTGAATGCATCGTCTGAAAAATGCTTGTGAAAAACAGTGCCGTGAATATTGCCGATTTTTTTCATGGAAATTCCATTTCATCATTGTGATCAAGTTGAAACGCCAGCGTCGTTGGGCCTCGGGTGATGCCGGCCCAGCGCCATCGTCTCAGAATTTTTGAAGCGTGACATGAAACGAGACTGCCATTTTTTCTAGTCATAAACCTGTGAGAGGGTGTCGCCCTGAAAAAACGCCACGGATGCACAATGAAAATCATCACCTCCGGCGCGTCCTATCTGGACATCGACGCCTACGCCTGCTGCATCGCCTACGCGGAGTTGCTGAACCTGCAAGGCATTCCCGCCCGTGCCGTCAGTAGCGCAAAACCCAACAGCAGCGTTTCGCCAACTGTTCTGAGTTGGAGCGCTGCTTTTCAGCGTTACACGCCTCAAGCAAACGACGCATTCGTGCTGGTCGATGTGTCCGACTATCACCACTTCGATCCGCTGGTGGTGCTCGATCAGGTGGTGGAGGTTATCGACCATCATCCCGGTTATGAGCAGTACTGGGCTGAACGACTGGGTTGCGCCGCCGATATCCGCCCGATTGGTGCGGCAGCGACGCTGGTTTTTCAGCGCTGGCAAGCGGCCGGCCTGCTCTCGCGAATGAGCGAGCAAAGTGCGGCATTGCTGGCCACGGCGATTCTCGACAACACGCTCAACTTCACCGGGCAGATGACCACAGAGCTGGATGTTCGGGCTTATGACCTTTTGGCCCAGCGGGCGAATCTAGCGGCGAACTGGCCCGAGCGGTATTTCCTCGAATGTCAGGCCGCCATCGAAGCAGACCTGCAGGCCGCGTTGGCGGCGGATCTGAAACGCTTCAAACCGGACAGCAACCTGCCGCAGGTTTTCGCGCAGATGACGGTGTGGGACGCCGATGGGTTGCTTCACAACCATTGCAACGAGATCTGCGCCTGGATGGCCGGGCAGGGCGATGACTGGCTGCTCAACGTCATCAGCATCAGTGACGGCAAGAGTTGTTTGCTGGCGGAGCCTGAGGCCAGCCAGCAGACGTTGAATCGGTTGCTGCCGCTGCAATGGCAGGCGGCGATGGCAATTGTGAAACCGTCGATGCTGCGTAAAGAATTGCTGATGCTGGGGCTGAACCTCAACGCTGTCTGATGTGCTGATCAACCTGGGCGGTCATTTCCGCTCGCAGTGCCTTGGCGCCGCTCAGCGCCATCCGGGTTGCCGGTGTCCAGCAACCTTCTTTCCACCAGAACATTCTCCAGCGCCTGACGCTCGACCGGCGCCATTTGGTGTTCGCGCTTTTTCAGCTCCAGCAGGATGGGGCTGGACCAGGTGCGATAAGTCTGTTCAATGTTGCGACGCGACGTCATCAGCCTCTCCTTGATCAAGAGCCCGGTTTTGCTGGCAGGGGCTCAGTCCGATGAGGGATTAACCTTAGTCGAGAAAATCAAGACGCGCGAGTCACTCGATCTTGAAAGGTGCATCCTCAGCCCAATTCATGATTAATAACACAATCTGGAATATATTATCGTTCTAAGGAACAAAAAGATCTTGAGTGTTTGAGTGGTGATGGTTTTTAACTAGAGTGAATAATGATTTCATTGATTTTGGATTTTTAATGGATCTGATTAAAGTGGTTCGGTGGTTGTGGTAGTTTGTTTGGCTTTTGATGGTTGGAAAACTAAAGTTCTGTTGTGGTGGCTTCAGTTTATCTTTTTCGAGATCTGTTCCAGAAGTGGAGGTATGTCGTCGTGCTCTTCATACCAAATAATGTTTACGCCAAGCTCTTTCAGGACCTCTTCGTTTAAGGAATGGTGTCTATCAAGGAAAGTTTTTATTGTGCTGATAGGTGCGTTTATTATTTTTTTGTCGTTGTATTTGCTAAAGTGCTCAATGTTGATTCTTTGCATGAAAGCGTAGTGTTTGGGTTTTTCAATGGATCTTGCTGCAATTTCAAGAAGTCGTCTTAAATTCGGATCGCTCATTGAGAGACCAATCATTACGCAAGTCGATTCTTTGAGTGAGTTTAGTTGGATTAGATTAGACCAGTGATAAGGTTCGTTATAGATTTTGTGGTATCCCTCTTCCGAGAAAACAAGTGTACTTCGGTCTAGGTTTGAATAATTTGATCGGTCTTCTGGTAGAAATCCATGAACATGATATATGGGTAATTCGTCGGTATTGGGGATCTCAATTTCTTCGAAAATACTTCTAAATTGAATTTCACGGTTGCAAAGTTGGCGTTCCAGCAAGTCGTCGAAATTGTAAGTTATTACGGATTTTACTTTTGCTCCCGTTCTACTTGGAGTGCACATGGAGGCAATTGATTTTATTAATTTTGATTCTACGTTTTTGCGTTTGTCACGCAGTTCGTAAAGTTGTTTTGTAACGGTATTCACAAAAAGGGTTTGCTCACTGCTTCCATTGGTCGACATGCCTTTTCGGATATATCTGGCAGACATTAGGGCGGAGGGGCCGTCAACTTCTCTTAATCGCCTAACTATGCTAGATATCTCCATGCTGTCAATTGTTTTATCTTTTCCAAGTTCTGAAGTAAGCAGAGCGACGAATAGTGAATTTAGTAAAGTGTTCCAGTCTGGAAGCCCAGCGCTGCTTGAAACACCTGCTCCGAGCAATAATGAGAACTGCCCAGACTTATACTCGCTCTTAATGCGCTCTACGATTTCATTGCGTTCGTCTTTCCAGTTCTCTTGCTGTTTGGAGAATGCTGTCTCCAATCTTATTGTGAATATGTTTTCGATTAGTTTGTTGGCTTGTTCTGGGTATTTTTCAATTAAAGAGGATATTTTGTCAGGTCCCCATATGTGAAATGGGGAGCCGGGTTTTGAATGGAACGTTATATGATTTTTGAGGATGTCTTGATTGGGTTTTTTGGTTGTGATTATTAGTACAGAAGTGTTTTCCATAAAAGGAAAATTTTTCTGCATTTTTTCAATGTCGAGTAATATTTTCTTGGGGTGAGATGATAGCGTTATTTGGATAAAGGTTGGGCCGTCAAACTCGTCAAAACCTTCGGGTGCGAAAGCATCAAATCCATAATCAGGTGTGCTTATCTGCAGTTTTAAGGGCTTGTCTTGGGCCTGTAGGTGTGTTTTCAGTAGGCCTAAAAGCAGGGCTTCTACTAGGTAGTAGCCGCGAGTCCCTTGGTTGTCAATGTTCTCTAGTATTTTTTCAAATTCCATGTTGAAGCTCTAGGAGTTGTTGGTTAGGTCATGCAGGATGCTACGTTTTTTATCTATGGAATGTCCATGCCCAATGAGTGGGTGGCTTACAGTAGGGTTTGCAGGGGTGAATTCTGGAGCCGGGTGAGGCGGATTTCATGTGGATGCTAAATATGGGCCATTGACTTATGAAGTCGTTAAATATTGAGGTGGTTCTCGGTTTGTAGCTGTAGCGGTTATAAAGCACGTTGAATTTTTTAGATGTTCAGTAGAGGTTGCTCGCGAAAGTGGTGGGTCAATTAAATTATTGTGATTGTCCGCCGGTTTTCGCGAGCAGGCTCACTCCTATAAAGGTTGCTCGTCGACCTTCATCATCGCCTGCACACCTTCCCACGCCTCGGCGCGCATGCGTTCGATGTCGAGGCCCGGGATCACGCCGTTGTCGACGACGATTCTGCCGCCGACCAGGCTGTATTTCACGCTGATCGGTTCGCCCGCGACCACCGGGGCGACGGCGCTGTCGTGGAAGCCGTAGAAGCGAGGATGATCGAGGCTGTAGACCACCAGATCCGCCGCTTGCCCGACTTCGAGTGTGCCGACGGCGCCAAGGCCCAATACCTGCGCGCCACCCGCCGTACCCCAGTGAATGACATCTTCAGCGGTAGTCGCCGAGGCGCCTTGTTCGGCGCGGTGGATCAGCCACGCGGTGTTGGCTTCGCCGACCATGCTCCCGGATTCATTCGACGCCACGCCGTCCACACCCAGGGAAATCGGCACGCCGGCCTCATACATCTGCGGCACCGGTGCGACGCCGCTGCCCAGCCGGGCGTTGCTCACCGGGCAATGGGAGATGCCGGTGCCGGTTTGCGCCAGCATGCGGATTTCGCCCGGTTGCAGGTGCACGGCGTGGGCGAACCAGACGTCGGGGCCGAGCCATTCGTGTTCGGCGACGAACTCCACCGGCAGGCAGTTGTATTTTTCGCGGCAGAAATTCACGTAGTTCTGCGTTTCCGACAGGTGCGTGTGCAGGCGCAGACCGAGGCTGCGTGCGATGTGCGCCAGTTCGCGCAGCAGCGTTGGCGGTAGCGAGAACGTCGGCGTGGTCGGGGCGACGACCACGCGGCGCATCGCGTCCGGGGTGTCCTGGTGATACAGCGATTTCAGCCGTTCGATGTCACCGACCATCTGCTCGAGGCTTTCCGGTTGCAGCGCGGTTTTCGAGAAGCCCGGATGCGCGCTCGCCGATTCCAGTGCGCCGCCACGGCACAGCACAAACCGCAGACCAAATTCATCAGCCATATCAAACAACAGGTCGCCGGTCTCGGTGCTGCCGTGGGCGTGGTAAAGGTAGTGGTGATCAGCGCAGGTGGTGACGCCGGACAGCAGCAACTCGACCATGCCCAGCCGTGCGGCGATCCGCGCCAGTTGCGGGGTAAAGCGATTTAGGCGCGGGTAGGGCACGCTCGCCAGCCAGCCTTGCAGATCCTGATTCAACCCTTCGGGTACGGCTTTGAGCAGGTTCTGGAACAGGTGATGGTGAGTGTTGATCCAGCCCGGATAGACCACGCAATTGCGCGCGTCGATCAGCCGTTCGCCGGGTTGTGGTTCAAGGTTTGCGGCCATTTCGGCGATGCGACCGTTGACCACGCGGATGTCCACAGCGCCGGCCCGAGCGCGAGGGCCGCGCAGGCCGGTCATCACCGCGACCGGGTGCTTGATCAGGATGTTCTGAAGTTGAGTCATGGGCAGCTCCAAACTAAAGGATGTGCGAGGCGGATTTGCTGGCGGTGGTTTCCGCCACGCTGACGCCATTCAGCGCGGCGTTGAGCAGTACCGACACCAGGCAGGCGATGACCACGCTGCTGTGCAGGAACGGCTGCGACCACTCGGGAAGTTGTTTGAACAGGGTGGGGGCGAGCACCGGCACCAGCGCGGCGGCGATGGTGAAACCGACGATCAGCACGTTGTAGCGATTGCGCTCGTAATCGACCTTGGCGAGGGTCTGAATACCCGCCGCCGCGACCACGCCGAACATCGCAATGCCAGCGCCACCAAGGGCGGCGGTCGGCATCGAGGCGATGATCGCGCCGGCCTTCGGCACCAAGGCAATCGAGCACATCAGCAAACCGCTGACCGCGACCACCCAACGGCTGCGCACGCCGGTGAGGATCACCAGGCCGACGTTTTCCATGAAGGCGATAAACGGGAACGCCGCGAACATCCCGGCGATGGTGCTGGCCAGACCATTGGCGCGCAGACCGTTGATGACTTGTTTGTCCTCGACCGGTTTTTCGACGATGTCGCCGATGGCCACGAACAGCCCCATCGACTCGACCATCTGCACGATCATCACCACCACCATGGTTGCGATGGGGATCAGGCTGAAGGTCGGCAAACCGAAATAGAACGGGTAGGGCACGGTCAGCCACGGCGCTTCTTCAACGCTGTGAA
This window encodes:
- a CDS encoding Zn-dependent hydrolase; translation: MNAAVDVLQSTHQHINRDRLWASLMELAKLGATVKGGVCRLALTDLDRQARDLFVQWCKDAGCSVTVDEVGNIFARRPGRNPDLPPVMTGSHIDTQPTGGKFDGCFGVLAGVEVLRTLNDLKVETEAPLEVVVWTNEEGSRFAPCMMGSGVFAEKFTLAETLAKVDAEGITVGEALNAIGYAGPRKVSGHKVGAYFEAHIEQGPILEDEQKTIGVVLGALGQKWFDLKLRGVEAHAGPTPMHLRKDALVGASVIVGAVNRAALGHQPHACGTVGCLQAYPGSRNVIPGEVRMTLDFRHLEPARLNSMIAEVKQVIEATCEEHGLTYELTPTADFPPLYFEKGCVEAVRGAAKGLGLSHMDIVSGAGHDAIFLAELGPAGMIFVPCEGGISHNEIENAAPDDLAAGCAVLLRAMLAASAMVAKGQVAA
- a CDS encoding SIR2 family protein, producing the protein MEFEKILENIDNQGTRGYYLVEALLLGLLKTHLQAQDKPLKLQISTPDYGFDAFAPEGFDEFDGPTFIQITLSSHPKKILLDIEKMQKNFPFMENTSVLIITTKKPNQDILKNHITFHSKPGSPFHIWGPDKISSLIEKYPEQANKLIENIFTIRLETAFSKQQENWKDERNEIVERIKSEYKSGQFSLLLGAGVSSSAGLPDWNTLLNSLFVALLTSELGKDKTIDSMEISSIVRRLREVDGPSALMSARYIRKGMSTNGSSEQTLFVNTVTKQLYELRDKRKNVESKLIKSIASMCTPSRTGAKVKSVITYNFDDLLERQLCNREIQFRSIFEEIEIPNTDELPIYHVHGFLPEDRSNYSNLDRSTLVFSEEGYHKIYNEPYHWSNLIQLNSLKESTCVMIGLSMSDPNLRRLLEIAARSIEKPKHYAFMQRINIEHFSKYNDKKIINAPISTIKTFLDRHHSLNEEVLKELGVNIIWYEEHDDIPPLLEQISKKIN
- a CDS encoding DHH family phosphoesterase — translated: MKIITSGASYLDIDAYACCIAYAELLNLQGIPARAVSSAKPNSSVSPTVLSWSAAFQRYTPQANDAFVLVDVSDYHHFDPLVVLDQVVEVIDHHPGYEQYWAERLGCAADIRPIGAAATLVFQRWQAAGLLSRMSEQSAALLATAILDNTLNFTGQMTTELDVRAYDLLAQRANLAANWPERYFLECQAAIEADLQAALAADLKRFKPDSNLPQVFAQMTVWDADGLLHNHCNEICAWMAGQGDDWLLNVISISDGKSCLLAEPEASQQTLNRLLPLQWQAAMAIVKPSMLRKELLMLGLNLNAV
- a CDS encoding NCS1 family nucleobase:cation symporter-1 — its product is MQQNRSQVTERDGLFELEAGSDVLDSPRYNHDMAPTKVRERTWNKWHITALWVGMSICVPTYTLGGVLTAYFGLSVGEALLAILFANVIVLIPLTLNAFPGTKYGIPFPVLLRSSFGILGSNVPCLIRALVACGWFGIQTMFGGLAIHLFLGSVFDGWKSLGGTGEVIGFMIFWALNLWVVIRGAESIKWLETLSAPLLVAVGVGLLVWAMPNVSMTELMAIPAKRPEGASVYGYFAAGLTAMVGFWATLSLNIPDFSRYAKSQKDQILGQIIGLPLTMFLFAALGVVMTAASVKLVGVTVSDPVTLIGHIQSPVWVAVAMALIIIATLSTNTAANIVSPTNDFQNIAPKVINRTKAVLLTGLVGLILMAHELLKKLGWIVSDVSLESVYSNWLLGYSSLLGPIAGIMVVDYFLIKKQQLDLAGLYRDDVYPAWNWAGFLAFGVPVVLTLLSLGSDAFSWFYSYGWFTGSALGGIIYYGLCVMRAQPSAVKTAV
- a CDS encoding amidohydrolase family protein, with translation MTQLQNILIKHPVAVMTGLRGPRARAGAVDIRVVNGRIAEMAANLEPQPGERLIDARNCVVYPGWINTHHHLFQNLLKAVPEGLNQDLQGWLASVPYPRLNRFTPQLARIAARLGMVELLLSGVTTCADHHYLYHAHGSTETGDLLFDMADEFGLRFVLCRGGALESASAHPGFSKTALQPESLEQMVGDIERLKSLYHQDTPDAMRRVVVAPTTPTFSLPPTLLRELAHIARSLGLRLHTHLSETQNYVNFCREKYNCLPVEFVAEHEWLGPDVWFAHAVHLQPGEIRMLAQTGTGISHCPVSNARLGSGVAPVPQMYEAGVPISLGVDGVASNESGSMVGEANTAWLIHRAEQGASATTAEDVIHWGTAGGAQVLGLGAVGTLEVGQAADLVVYSLDHPRFYGFHDSAVAPVVAGEPISVKYSLVGGRIVVDNGVIPGLDIERMRAEAWEGVQAMMKVDEQPL
- the hydA gene encoding dihydropyrimidinase; protein product: MSLLIRGATVVTHDESYRADVYCADGVIKAIGENLDIPAGAEVLDGSGQYLMPGGIDPHTHMQLPFMGTVASEDFYSGTAAGLAGGTTSIIDFVIPNPQQSLMEAFHQWRGWAEKSASDYGFHVAITWWSEQVREEMAELVSHHGINSFKHFMAYKNAIMAADDTLVASFERCLELGAVPTVHAENGELVYHLQRKLMAQGITGPEAHPLSRPSQVEGEAASRAIRIAETIGTPLYLVHVSTKEALDEITYARSKGQPVYGEVLAGHLLLDDSVYQHPDWQTAAGYVMSPPFRPRGHQEALWHGLQNGNLHTTATDHCCFCAEQKAAGRDDFSKIPNGTAGIEDRMAVLWDEGVNSGRLSMQDFVALTSTNTAKIFNLYPRKGAIRVGADADLVLWDPQGSRTISAKTHHQQVDFNIFEGKTVRGVPSHTVSQGRVVWADGDLRAERGAGRYIERPAYPAVFDLLSKRAELHKPVAVKR